In Aedes albopictus strain Foshan chromosome 3, AalbF5, whole genome shotgun sequence, the following are encoded in one genomic region:
- the LOC109415955 gene encoding uncharacterized protein LOC109415955 isoform X7, producing the protein MIVSEMLPELLFSVGGSMQDFTKEEFGLLGGSVVSGDKDLSSQNQHFNVHIHGNHLHHQSLQHHHHHHHGVIGGNIIPESTTIADEIKLSQNSDLIEANESGKLEEADRDLYPWSTNNIGSQFLRSSDDPLISGGTNDNQNDNELSVATASQSMCSSPTPPPTQKHRNSIVVPTSILSPELPDTPVSPLPTPTKQSGGQSNRRGAAAGGTGRQRRKGPIKLRFHHQALPPEYLDHYEATQNIAAKREQQQQLQNYGGTRSGRMEKQAEQEREDRTNESVRNWLQKILELQKEGVSLAPVKDETESALQRSSPGTQRNKVVSYSDLPYMGEMTLENSKPRRGRKPKKADICHLIYKNYGTILPGTPKPESLQDRANNGHRTQTRSSSLLERRLMSNDKNLQDGKGKREEPLNLCVRDGGGDPLDLSSSENESDEVYESSCPTPIITPTDINTDQVLASNMKMSLPNLHSTGAATPSSGDTPSTADTPPGYMYWPNMGSFIHPMALYYQKLVDTNNTITPGQSSSSPSNSVPSTPTEILNPKLPVTSNSSTPSPSSPVAPKQEPQHTLIPKPISQLIKPEKVSKSQSDSQSSTSKNSPPTQKRKRSAIFIPPVPAENSTNPATEVSICKFKFTGGAKPCLQEKKMLSVDSGGNFRYYSGTGDKSMRGYEFFPRESLQQSSLHSTTTTGAFLNTPPVEKIACDLPPPSLGLSNDILQIPDFPSAASLTGLASPGNPLNQHRRQQPSEYSEARRARRRSRRSSQRESLEKTFKEKGFLIQTQQMQSAEAGKTIFPESYNSSRERLPESILTMGCQ; encoded by the exons TTGGCGGGAGCATGCAAGACTTCACCAAGGAGGAGTTTGGTCTTCTTGGCGGAAGCGTCGTAAGCGGTGATAAGGATCTGTCTAGTCAGAACCAGCATTTCAACGTGCACATCCATGGTAATCATCTTCACCATCAGAGTCTTCAacatcatcaccatcaccaccaTGGTGTGATAGGAGGAAATATCATTCCCGAGTCCACGACGATAGCCGACGAGATCAAACTAAGTCAGAACAGCGATCTGATTGAGGCCAACGAGAGTGGAAAACTGGAGGAAGCCGACCGAGATCTGTACCCCTGGAGCACGAACAATATCGGGAGCCAGTTTCT ACGCAGTTCGGACGATCCGCTTATCTCCGGAGGCACCAACGACAATCAGAACGATAATGAGCTTAGCGTTGCTACCGCGTCCCAGTCAATGTGTTCATCACCCACTCCCCCACCCACGCAGAAGCATCGCAACAGCATCGTCGTGCCCACATCGATCCTCTCGCCAGAACTTCCCGATACGCCCGTATCGCCACTGCCCACGCCCACGAAGCAATCCGGTGGACAGTCGAATCGCCGCGGGGCTGCTGCCGGAGGTACCGGCCGTCAACGACGCAAAGGGCCCATCAAGTTACGGTTCCATCACCAAGCCCTGCCACCAGAATATCTGGACCATTATGAGGCAACCCAGAACATCGCAGCCAAACGAGAACAACAGCAGCAACTGCAAAACTACGGCGGAACACGTTCTGGCAGGATGGAAAAGCAAGCGGAACAGGAACGTGAAGACCGCACCAACGAATCGGTAAGGAATTGGCTACAGAAGATTTTGGAACTTCAAAAAGAGGGCGTTTCCTTGGCGCCCGTTAAAGATGAAACGGAATCCGCCTTACAACGGTCATCTCCTGGAACCCAGAGGAATAAAGTCGTCAGCTATAGCGATTTACCGTACATGGGTGAAATGACTTTGGAGAATTCAAAACCTCGAAGAGGCAGAAAGCCAAAGAAGGCTGACATCTGCCATTTGATATACAAGAATTATGGTACAATATTGCCAGGAACGCCCAAACCAGAATCTCTACAAGATAGGGCAAACAATGGACATCGGACACAAACTAGGAGCAGTAGCTTACTAGAAAGACGCCTGATGTCCAACGACAAAAATCTCCAGGATGGAAAGGGAAAACGAGAAGAACCATTGAATCTTTGTGTCAGAGATGGCGGAGGTGATCCACTAGATTTATCGAGTTCAGAAAACGAAAGCGATGAAGTCTACGAGTCTTCATGTCCAACGCCAATCATTACACCAACTGACATCAACACTGACCAAGTACTTGCTTCAAATATGAAAATGTCACTGCCAAACCTGCACAGCACTGGTGCAGCAACACCGTCTAGTGGGGATACTCCATCAACAGCGGACACCCCACCGGGCTACATGTACTGGCCAAATATGGGAAGTTTTATTCACCCTATGGCTTTGTACTATCAGAAACTAGTTGATACCAACAACACGATAACTCCTGGTCAATCCAGCTCATCTCCTTCTAATTCAGTTCCCAGTACTCCAACTGAAATACTGAACCCCAAACTACCCGTTACATCAAACAGTTCAACACCATCGCCTTCATCACCGGTCGCACCTAAACAAGAGCCACAGCATACACTGATTCCCAAACCAATTTCCCAACTCATCAAACCAGAAAAAGTCTCCAAATCTCAATCAGACTCGCAATCGTCCACCAGCAAAAACTCACCCCCAACCCAGAAACGAAAACGATCAGCCATCTTCATCCCGCCAGTTCCGGCGGAAAACAGTACAAATCCTGCCACGGAAGTTAGCATTTGTAAGTTCAAGTTTACTGGTGGGGCCAAACCGTGCCTCCAGGAGAAAAAGATGCTCAGTGTAGACTCTGGAGGAAACTTCCGGTATTACTCCGGAACGGGAGATAAATCTATGCGAGGCTATGAGTTCTTCCCCCGTGAGAGTCTACAACAGAGCAGTCTCCACTCAACTACCACTACCGGAGCATTCCTGAACACTCCTCCGGTTGAGAAAATAGCCTGCGATCTGCCACCTCCATCGCTGGGACTTAGCAACGACATTCTGCAAATCCCGGACTTTCCCAGTGCAGCTAGTCTAACCGGATTAGCTTCACCGGGAAACCCTTTGAACCAGCACCGACGTCAACAACCTTCTGAGTACAGTGAAGCACGTCGTGCCAGGCGTCGTTCACGGCGCTCGTCTCAGCGTGAGTCCCTGGAGAAAACTTTCAAGGAGAAAGGGTTCCTCATCCAAACCCAACAAATGCAATCGGCTGAAG CTGGAAAGACTATCTTCCCGGAGAGCTACAACAGCAGCAGGGAACGACTTCCGGAGAGCATCCTCACGATGGGCTGTCAATGA
- the LOC109415955 gene encoding uncharacterized protein LOC109415955 isoform X3, translated as MIVSEMLPELLFSVGGSMQDFTKEEFGLLGGSVVSGDKDLSSQNQHFNVHIHGNHLHHQSLQHHHHHHHGVIGGNIIPESTTIADEIKLSQNSDLIEANESGKLEEADRDLYPWSTNNIGSQFLRSSDDPLISGGTNDNQNDNELSVATASQSMCSSPTPPPTQKHRNSIVVPTSILSPELPDTPVSPLPTPTKQSGGQSNRRGAAAGGTGRQRRKGPIKLRFHHQALPPEYLDHYEATQNIAAKREQQQQLQNYGGTRSGRMEKQAEQEREDRTNESVRNWLQKILELQKEGVSLAPVKDETESALQRSSPGTQRNKVVSYSDLPYMGEMTLENSKPRRGRKPKKADICHLIYKNYGTILPGTPKPESLQDRANNGHRTQTRSSSLLERRLMSNDKNLQDGKGKREEPLNLCVRDGGGDPLDLSSSENESDEVYESSCPTPIITPTDINTDQVLASNMKMSLPNLHSTGAATPSSGDTPSTADTPPGYMYWPNMGSFIHPMALYYQKLVDTNNTITPGQSSSSPSNSVPSTPTEILNPKLPVTSNSSTPSPSSPVAPKQEPQHTLIPKPISQLIKPEKVSKSQSDSQSSTSKNSPPTQKRKRSAIFIPPVPAENSTNPATEVSICKFKFTGGAKPCLQEKKMLSVDSGGNFRYYSGTGDKSMRGYEFFPRESLQQSSLHSTTTTGAFLNTPPVEKIACDLPPPSLGLSNDILQIPDFPSAASLTGLASPGNPLNQHRRQQPSEYSEARRARRRSRRSSQRESLEKTFKEKGFLIQTQQMQSAEGATYCKFRQLRKFTRYLFRSWKDYLPGELQQQQGTTSGEHPHDGLSMSASADLRLDEDSPLLECPSSRASNGLSERSVPTPSSISTPPPEVMQLEVHRRSSQPVSPLSTSSPMFHSDPLTRERQS; from the exons TTGGCGGGAGCATGCAAGACTTCACCAAGGAGGAGTTTGGTCTTCTTGGCGGAAGCGTCGTAAGCGGTGATAAGGATCTGTCTAGTCAGAACCAGCATTTCAACGTGCACATCCATGGTAATCATCTTCACCATCAGAGTCTTCAacatcatcaccatcaccaccaTGGTGTGATAGGAGGAAATATCATTCCCGAGTCCACGACGATAGCCGACGAGATCAAACTAAGTCAGAACAGCGATCTGATTGAGGCCAACGAGAGTGGAAAACTGGAGGAAGCCGACCGAGATCTGTACCCCTGGAGCACGAACAATATCGGGAGCCAGTTTCT ACGCAGTTCGGACGATCCGCTTATCTCCGGAGGCACCAACGACAATCAGAACGATAATGAGCTTAGCGTTGCTACCGCGTCCCAGTCAATGTGTTCATCACCCACTCCCCCACCCACGCAGAAGCATCGCAACAGCATCGTCGTGCCCACATCGATCCTCTCGCCAGAACTTCCCGATACGCCCGTATCGCCACTGCCCACGCCCACGAAGCAATCCGGTGGACAGTCGAATCGCCGCGGGGCTGCTGCCGGAGGTACCGGCCGTCAACGACGCAAAGGGCCCATCAAGTTACGGTTCCATCACCAAGCCCTGCCACCAGAATATCTGGACCATTATGAGGCAACCCAGAACATCGCAGCCAAACGAGAACAACAGCAGCAACTGCAAAACTACGGCGGAACACGTTCTGGCAGGATGGAAAAGCAAGCGGAACAGGAACGTGAAGACCGCACCAACGAATCGGTAAGGAATTGGCTACAGAAGATTTTGGAACTTCAAAAAGAGGGCGTTTCCTTGGCGCCCGTTAAAGATGAAACGGAATCCGCCTTACAACGGTCATCTCCTGGAACCCAGAGGAATAAAGTCGTCAGCTATAGCGATTTACCGTACATGGGTGAAATGACTTTGGAGAATTCAAAACCTCGAAGAGGCAGAAAGCCAAAGAAGGCTGACATCTGCCATTTGATATACAAGAATTATGGTACAATATTGCCAGGAACGCCCAAACCAGAATCTCTACAAGATAGGGCAAACAATGGACATCGGACACAAACTAGGAGCAGTAGCTTACTAGAAAGACGCCTGATGTCCAACGACAAAAATCTCCAGGATGGAAAGGGAAAACGAGAAGAACCATTGAATCTTTGTGTCAGAGATGGCGGAGGTGATCCACTAGATTTATCGAGTTCAGAAAACGAAAGCGATGAAGTCTACGAGTCTTCATGTCCAACGCCAATCATTACACCAACTGACATCAACACTGACCAAGTACTTGCTTCAAATATGAAAATGTCACTGCCAAACCTGCACAGCACTGGTGCAGCAACACCGTCTAGTGGGGATACTCCATCAACAGCGGACACCCCACCGGGCTACATGTACTGGCCAAATATGGGAAGTTTTATTCACCCTATGGCTTTGTACTATCAGAAACTAGTTGATACCAACAACACGATAACTCCTGGTCAATCCAGCTCATCTCCTTCTAATTCAGTTCCCAGTACTCCAACTGAAATACTGAACCCCAAACTACCCGTTACATCAAACAGTTCAACACCATCGCCTTCATCACCGGTCGCACCTAAACAAGAGCCACAGCATACACTGATTCCCAAACCAATTTCCCAACTCATCAAACCAGAAAAAGTCTCCAAATCTCAATCAGACTCGCAATCGTCCACCAGCAAAAACTCACCCCCAACCCAGAAACGAAAACGATCAGCCATCTTCATCCCGCCAGTTCCGGCGGAAAACAGTACAAATCCTGCCACGGAAGTTAGCATTTGTAAGTTCAAGTTTACTGGTGGGGCCAAACCGTGCCTCCAGGAGAAAAAGATGCTCAGTGTAGACTCTGGAGGAAACTTCCGGTATTACTCCGGAACGGGAGATAAATCTATGCGAGGCTATGAGTTCTTCCCCCGTGAGAGTCTACAACAGAGCAGTCTCCACTCAACTACCACTACCGGAGCATTCCTGAACACTCCTCCGGTTGAGAAAATAGCCTGCGATCTGCCACCTCCATCGCTGGGACTTAGCAACGACATTCTGCAAATCCCGGACTTTCCCAGTGCAGCTAGTCTAACCGGATTAGCTTCACCGGGAAACCCTTTGAACCAGCACCGACGTCAACAACCTTCTGAGTACAGTGAAGCACGTCGTGCCAGGCGTCGTTCACGGCGCTCGTCTCAGCGTGAGTCCCTGGAGAAAACTTTCAAGGAGAAAGGGTTCCTCATCCAAACCCAACAAATGCAATCGGCTGAAGGTGCGACCTATTGTAAGTTTAGACAATTACGAAAATTTACCCGCTATCTCTTCCGAAGCTGGAAAGACTATCTTCCCGGAGAGCTACAACAGCAGCAGGGAACGACTTCCGGAGAGCATCCTCACGATGGGCTGTCAATGAGTGCCTCTGCAGACCTTCGCCTGGACGAGGACAGTCCTCTTCTCGAGTGTCCCAGTTCTCGTGCAAGCAACGGCCTCAGCGAAAGATCCGTACCAACTCCATCATCCATTTCAACCCCACCACCGGAAGTAATGCAATTGGAAGTCCACCGACGATCATCACAGCCTGTTTCTCCGTTATCCACGTCATCACCGATGTTCCATTCCGATCCGCTTACCCGGGAACGTCAGAGCTGA
- the LOC109415955 gene encoding uncharacterized protein LOC109415955 isoform X5, with protein sequence MQDFTKEEFGLLGGSVVSGDKDLSSQNQHFNVHIHGNHLHHQSLQHHHHHHHGVIGGNIIPESTTIADEIKLSQNSDLIEANESGKLEEADRDLYPWSTNNIGSQFLRSSDDPLISGGTNDNQNDNELSVATASQSMCSSPTPPPTQKHRNSIVVPTSILSPELPDTPVSPLPTPTKQSGGQSNRRGAAAGGTGRQRRKGPIKLRFHHQALPPEYLDHYEATQNIAAKREQQQQLQNYGGTRSGRMEKQAEQEREDRTNESVRNWLQKILELQKEGVSLAPVKDETESALQRSSPGTQRNKVVSYSDLPYMGEMTLENSKPRRGRKPKKADICHLIYKNYGTILPGTPKPESLQDRANNGHRTQTRSSSLLERRLMSNDKNLQDGKGKREEPLNLCVRDGGGDPLDLSSSENESDEVYESSCPTPIITPTDINTDQVLASNMKMSLPNLHSTGAATPSSGDTPSTADTPPGYMYWPNMGSFIHPMALYYQKLVDTNNTITPGQSSSSPSNSVPSTPTEILNPKLPVTSNSSTPSPSSPVAPKQEPQHTLIPKPISQLIKPEKVSKSQSDSQSSTSKNSPPTQKRKRSAIFIPPVPAENSTNPATEVSICKFKFTGGAKPCLQEKKMLSVDSGGNFRYYSGTGDKSMRGYEFFPRESLQQSSLHSTTTTGAFLNTPPVEKIACDLPPPSLGLSNDILQIPDFPSAASLTGLASPGNPLNQHRRQQPSEYSEARRARRRSRRSSQRESLEKTFKEKGFLIQTQQMQSAEGATYCKFRQLRKFTRYLFRSWKDYLPGELQQQQGTTSGEHPHDGLSMSASADLRLDEDSPLLECPSSRASNGLSERSVPTPSSISTPPPEVMQLEVHRRSSQPVSPLSTSSPMFHSDPLTRERQS encoded by the exons ATGCAAGACTTCACCAAGGAGGAGTTTGGTCTTCTTGGCGGAAGCGTCGTAAGCGGTGATAAGGATCTGTCTAGTCAGAACCAGCATTTCAACGTGCACATCCATGGTAATCATCTTCACCATCAGAGTCTTCAacatcatcaccatcaccaccaTGGTGTGATAGGAGGAAATATCATTCCCGAGTCCACGACGATAGCCGACGAGATCAAACTAAGTCAGAACAGCGATCTGATTGAGGCCAACGAGAGTGGAAAACTGGAGGAAGCCGACCGAGATCTGTACCCCTGGAGCACGAACAATATCGGGAGCCAGTTTCT ACGCAGTTCGGACGATCCGCTTATCTCCGGAGGCACCAACGACAATCAGAACGATAATGAGCTTAGCGTTGCTACCGCGTCCCAGTCAATGTGTTCATCACCCACTCCCCCACCCACGCAGAAGCATCGCAACAGCATCGTCGTGCCCACATCGATCCTCTCGCCAGAACTTCCCGATACGCCCGTATCGCCACTGCCCACGCCCACGAAGCAATCCGGTGGACAGTCGAATCGCCGCGGGGCTGCTGCCGGAGGTACCGGCCGTCAACGACGCAAAGGGCCCATCAAGTTACGGTTCCATCACCAAGCCCTGCCACCAGAATATCTGGACCATTATGAGGCAACCCAGAACATCGCAGCCAAACGAGAACAACAGCAGCAACTGCAAAACTACGGCGGAACACGTTCTGGCAGGATGGAAAAGCAAGCGGAACAGGAACGTGAAGACCGCACCAACGAATCGGTAAGGAATTGGCTACAGAAGATTTTGGAACTTCAAAAAGAGGGCGTTTCCTTGGCGCCCGTTAAAGATGAAACGGAATCCGCCTTACAACGGTCATCTCCTGGAACCCAGAGGAATAAAGTCGTCAGCTATAGCGATTTACCGTACATGGGTGAAATGACTTTGGAGAATTCAAAACCTCGAAGAGGCAGAAAGCCAAAGAAGGCTGACATCTGCCATTTGATATACAAGAATTATGGTACAATATTGCCAGGAACGCCCAAACCAGAATCTCTACAAGATAGGGCAAACAATGGACATCGGACACAAACTAGGAGCAGTAGCTTACTAGAAAGACGCCTGATGTCCAACGACAAAAATCTCCAGGATGGAAAGGGAAAACGAGAAGAACCATTGAATCTTTGTGTCAGAGATGGCGGAGGTGATCCACTAGATTTATCGAGTTCAGAAAACGAAAGCGATGAAGTCTACGAGTCTTCATGTCCAACGCCAATCATTACACCAACTGACATCAACACTGACCAAGTACTTGCTTCAAATATGAAAATGTCACTGCCAAACCTGCACAGCACTGGTGCAGCAACACCGTCTAGTGGGGATACTCCATCAACAGCGGACACCCCACCGGGCTACATGTACTGGCCAAATATGGGAAGTTTTATTCACCCTATGGCTTTGTACTATCAGAAACTAGTTGATACCAACAACACGATAACTCCTGGTCAATCCAGCTCATCTCCTTCTAATTCAGTTCCCAGTACTCCAACTGAAATACTGAACCCCAAACTACCCGTTACATCAAACAGTTCAACACCATCGCCTTCATCACCGGTCGCACCTAAACAAGAGCCACAGCATACACTGATTCCCAAACCAATTTCCCAACTCATCAAACCAGAAAAAGTCTCCAAATCTCAATCAGACTCGCAATCGTCCACCAGCAAAAACTCACCCCCAACCCAGAAACGAAAACGATCAGCCATCTTCATCCCGCCAGTTCCGGCGGAAAACAGTACAAATCCTGCCACGGAAGTTAGCATTTGTAAGTTCAAGTTTACTGGTGGGGCCAAACCGTGCCTCCAGGAGAAAAAGATGCTCAGTGTAGACTCTGGAGGAAACTTCCGGTATTACTCCGGAACGGGAGATAAATCTATGCGAGGCTATGAGTTCTTCCCCCGTGAGAGTCTACAACAGAGCAGTCTCCACTCAACTACCACTACCGGAGCATTCCTGAACACTCCTCCGGTTGAGAAAATAGCCTGCGATCTGCCACCTCCATCGCTGGGACTTAGCAACGACATTCTGCAAATCCCGGACTTTCCCAGTGCAGCTAGTCTAACCGGATTAGCTTCACCGGGAAACCCTTTGAACCAGCACCGACGTCAACAACCTTCTGAGTACAGTGAAGCACGTCGTGCCAGGCGTCGTTCACGGCGCTCGTCTCAGCGTGAGTCCCTGGAGAAAACTTTCAAGGAGAAAGGGTTCCTCATCCAAACCCAACAAATGCAATCGGCTGAAGGTGCGACCTATTGTAAGTTTAGACAATTACGAAAATTTACCCGCTATCTCTTCCGAAGCTGGAAAGACTATCTTCCCGGAGAGCTACAACAGCAGCAGGGAACGACTTCCGGAGAGCATCCTCACGATGGGCTGTCAATGAGTGCCTCTGCAGACCTTCGCCTGGACGAGGACAGTCCTCTTCTCGAGTGTCCCAGTTCTCGTGCAAGCAACGGCCTCAGCGAAAGATCCGTACCAACTCCATCATCCATTTCAACCCCACCACCGGAAGTAATGCAATTGGAAGTCCACCGACGATCATCACAGCCTGTTTCTCCGTTATCCACGTCATCACCGATGTTCCATTCCGATCCGCTTACCCGGGAACGTCAGAGCTGA